The following is a genomic window from Crocinitomicaceae bacterium.
ATCTATGTTGGACCCTTCAACTACTGAAGGATTTGAAGACATGGAAGTAAAAATTGATCAAACTGATTTGGTTTATCCATCAACGCTTACTCCTGGTCAAACATTGCCTGATGGTAAACTTACCATGACGGTGTCAACAGGCGGTATGACGGTTATGACCATGGTGGTTGATGTGGTAGATCGCAAAGTTGAAGCGGCGGAGAGCGTGACTGTTCCGGCTGGTACATTTGAGTGTATTAAAATGAGCCAAACCAATAAAATGGATATGGGTATGATGAAAATGACAACTACATCGGTTGATTGGTTTACGCTGGGTGTTGGGGTAGTTAGGTCTGAGTCGTATGATAAAGATGGAGCCCTGGAATCGTATCGTGTACTTAACCAAATAATCCGATAATCAGGCATTGAAACAACCTGACTGGACATCACTAAAAACTATTTTAATTGCCGCATTGGTCGTTCGGGTCATTGCGGCAATTTTTTCGCAGGGCTATGGCATGCATGATGATCATTTTCTGGTGATTGAAGCTGCTGCATCCTGGTCTGATGGATATGATTACAACCATTGGTTGCCTTGGTCTATCGGAAGTACAGGTCAACCTGAAGGACATAGTTTTACTTACGTAGGCATTAATTACATCTACTTTGTTATTGCTAAATTTTTTGGAATTGCTGACCCTAAATTGCTCATGCTTTTTAACCGGTTGCTGCACGGAATTTTTTCATTGCTCATAGTTTATTTGAGTTATCGAATTACAGAGAAAATTTCAACAAAAAAGGCGGCACAAACTATTGGTTGGATTTTAGCTTTACTTTGGTTATTGCCTTACTTATCTGTGCGCAATTTGGTTGAAGTTGCTTGCATACCTTTTATTCTGGGTTCGGTTTGGCTTGCCATAAAATATGATTCTAAAAAATATCTGCTTGCTGCCGGAATGCTGATGGGTGTGGCGGTATCATTCCGTTATCAGGTGGGTGTATTTGCAGTGGGGATGGCTGCAGTTTATTTTTTCAAAAAGGAATGGAAATCTTTTTTCAATTATTCCGGTGGTGTGATTATTGTTTTTATCATCACGCAGGGAATTGTTGACATGCTCATCTGGGGTTATCCCTTTGCAGAATTTATTGCGTATTTCACGTACAACTCGAATGAGGGCACCGCGTATATTCCCAATAATAATATTGCTATTTACATGTTGGTGCTTGGCGGAATTTTTGGCTTGCCGTTAGGCGCACTTTTAATTTTAGGGTTCTTCAAATCATACAAAAAATATGTATTGATTTTTGTGCCGGTACTTTTGTTTATTCTCTTTCACTCTTTTTATCCAAGTAAGCAGGAAAGATTTATCATGCCCGTTTTTCCGCTGTTTTTAGTCTTGGGTGTTGTAGGTATATTGCCCTTGTTAGAAAAATTAAATTGGAAGAAATGGTGGAATGTTTCATTGAAAATATTTTGGATTTTGAATATTCCAATTCTGATGGCAGCCACCTTTGCGTATACCAAAAAATCTAGAGTTGAAGCCATGTATTATTTTTATGAAACCGGTCAAAAACCTAGAAAGTTATTACTTGAGGCAAGCGGAGAAACCGATGTTTCCATGCTGCCAAAATTTTACTGCGGAAAATGGAGATATGGTGTTCTTGAACATAAAAAAGATACTCCTTTACTCACCGTTTTTCCGGGGTATGAATATGATTTTATCGTGTTCTTTGGTGAAGAGAATCTGAAAAATCGCGTGGATGAATACCGGACAATTTACCCAAAAATGGAATTGGGTAAAGTATGTGAACCCGGTTTTGTTGACCTCTTTTTAAGGTGGCTTAATCCGCGCAATTCAAATGAATATATTGAGGTTTGGAAAACAAATGAAATTGCCCGTTAATATTGAGTTATGGCTATGTTTTCTACTGTGATTGAAAGTGAATTTCTGTTAAAAACTTGTTTACAAATCAGGCACAAAACTTGCGTACCATGAAACTGAATTAATCGTTTTATTAATTAGTTTCGGTCTAGCTATGAGAATCAAATTGATTGTTTTTGTTCTGCTTGCTTTTCTGGTAATCTCAGGATTGCTAGCGTAAAGATTGTCCTTTGTATGATGTACGCCTGATTTCTTGAATCAATTTGGTTTGTGCATCTAGTACATTGTTGATAGAAATGAATTCACCTCCACCTAGGTTGGCTATACCGGTAAGGTGCTCAGCAATTAATTCCGTTACTTTAATTCCCACAACTGAAAAACGTGTACCGTGTTGCGCATAATGTTGCTTGATGGTTTCATCATAATCTTTTGCCCCTTTATTAAACATACCATCGGTAATAATGATGATGAGGTTATTGCCGTCATGCAAGTGTTTTTCATAATTTAAATTGTAGGCAGTTTTAATTGCATCACCGCCTGCAGTTGATCCGCTTGTTTTAATTCCTTTAATGGCTGAAATAATTTCATCCTTTTTATCGCCTGATGTATGATCAAGCACAATTTCAGTTTCTGCTGCATACTTCAATACAGTCACGTTGTCTTCAGGACGCAAAATTTTCACCAACTCAATCATACTTAGTTTGAGTAATTCTAATTTTCCATTTGCGTTCATTGATGAAGACGCATCCAATATAAACGTGATATTGCTGTAATTAAAATATCCCGGGTCAAGAATGGTGTCGGGTATTTCAGTAAGTGGCGGAATAATTTCAGGTACAATTTCAACGGGCGTTGAATCAATGGGTGTATCGTTGGTGATTACAACATTGGTAGTTGTGGTATCTTCTTCCGGTTCATCATCAGAAACAATTTCAACCGGCTCAATATAGGTGTCAGGATTAATTTCAGTATAACTCATTTCAATCTCAACATAGTTTCTGGTAGCGTTGAGATATCCTTCAAAATAATTATTGGTATAGGGTGATTTTTCAGCGGTAATAAAATAATAACCCAAGGGCAAATTTCTAATCACAATACCTTTTTGATTGGTGGTGTAATTTCCAACCAATTCTCCGCGCTCTACAAAATAAACGCGTGCATTGGCTATTGGTTCACGGGTAATAGAATCAATCACTTTCACAACTAATGAAAAAGTTAAATCACCTGATGGTGGCTTGTCATTAAAATCAGGACAATCAGTAAGCGAATTAGAATTTACTTTCTTAATATCACCTTCCAAATACAACGTGGTTGCCGTAGGAGAATCTGAAAAATAAATATCAATGGTATAGTTGAATTTACCTTTAATGGCTGTGTTTATTTTGTATCGTATGACAATGGAACTATCTGGCAGAATTTTTTTATCGGAGAAAAGATAGTACACGTCTCTCGGTTTATCAATTGTCAACAGATATTGTGTTTTGCCGGTATTGTTGGTATATGTAATATCAACAAATGAAGCCTCTTCATCATAAATCTCTCCAAA
Proteins encoded in this region:
- a CDS encoding VWA domain-containing protein yields the protein MILFLITHQNLFAQITPSKTSFDFGEIYDEEASFVDITYTNNTGKTQYLLTIDKPRDVYYLFSDKKILPDSSIVIRYKINTAIKGKFNYTIDIYFSDSPTATTLYLEGDIKKVNSNSLTDCPDFNDKPPSGDLTFSLVVKVIDSITREPIANARVYFVERGELVGNYTTNQKGIVIRNLPLGYYFITAEKSPYTNNYFEGYLNATRNYVEIEMSYTEINPDTYIEPVEIVSDDEPEEDTTTTNVVITNDTPIDSTPVEIVPEIIPPLTEIPDTILDPGYFNYSNITFILDASSSMNANGKLELLKLSMIELVKILRPEDNVTVLKYAAETEIVLDHTSGDKKDEIISAIKGIKTSGSTAGGDAIKTAYNLNYEKHLHDGNNLIIIITDGMFNKGAKDYDETIKQHYAQHGTRFSVVGIKVTELIAEHLTGIANLGGGEFISINNVLDAQTKLIQEIRRTSYKGQSLR
- a CDS encoding glycosyltransferase family 39 protein, translating into MKQPDWTSLKTILIAALVVRVIAAIFSQGYGMHDDHFLVIEAAASWSDGYDYNHWLPWSIGSTGQPEGHSFTYVGINYIYFVIAKFFGIADPKLLMLFNRLLHGIFSLLIVYLSYRITEKISTKKAAQTIGWILALLWLLPYLSVRNLVEVACIPFILGSVWLAIKYDSKKYLLAAGMLMGVAVSFRYQVGVFAVGMAAVYFFKKEWKSFFNYSGGVIIVFIITQGIVDMLIWGYPFAEFIAYFTYNSNEGTAYIPNNNIAIYMLVLGGIFGLPLGALLILGFFKSYKKYVLIFVPVLLFILFHSFYPSKQERFIMPVFPLFLVLGVVGILPLLEKLNWKKWWNVSLKIFWILNIPILMAATFAYTKKSRVEAMYYFYETGQKPRKLLLEASGETDVSMLPKFYCGKWRYGVLEHKKDTPLLTVFPGYEYDFIVFFGEENLKNRVDEYRTIYPKMELGKVCEPGFVDLFLRWLNPRNSNEYIEVWKTNEIAR